A genomic window from Euwallacea fornicatus isolate EFF26 chromosome 30, ASM4011564v1, whole genome shotgun sequence includes:
- the LOC136347838 gene encoding Bardet-Biedl syndrome 7 protein homolog isoform X1: MMELQLSRVDYTVMGVVNKNCLRLLPAAVPKEPQKVAIADTDGILQVFSVRKDDIQLHFKTLPGPAITSLKVAGASGTVNDKVFIAAGNEVKGYTKKGKLFLVFDSGMTEDINSMFVLGNELFLCGKHVFNHYRDCKEVGSYLCGDTIVDVTAFYMLKNGRLTSLIACEGRMIRVLEHARVTASMEVESSPTVLHIHEDDDSRTVLFGTVDGRIGILDVESLQGFQRWLITNEKNASSIICIESYDMSGGGTKNLILGRQDGNIEIYNVNMHDEMDKTSLIFLENCNECIMSLQCGIVATKGYDEVLAVTYSGRIFGLTTQVTDANFDGSTGSYVFTTDASTKISKLKGDIEELHAKLNKEREKYQEATLGNMMELSAISLIPINATVIFPLHTERNYIIFFKFILDRKTASYLLSLEAPTPIEHILIECNAKIDLLDVEKNTAVISYSETANLKGSSQLLATYRCQLNTNRIELKIQSTEGEKGLLQAYVSPVLQPRCSRLLQFDIKALSLHYRVNEYSDLNRPFSVIKFKGTFSLAEIHNWISQCLPEVPGRPQMSEQCFELFFQSSLLDSILICTYKKSEAEFRSDNLTTLCVLKEVLSVEATNKKTKIDISLVINDQCIDHILKMVEPKLLEHKQFLRDKELFDALNELEIAEEDNVKYLSEKYRAILQKKSELVEHFKTYPDYLDRLYDSILNLLTSYNKLKGLQLSRQKIEDLKRNLENYSFDDLIDVFKSGTACR; encoded by the exons ATGATGGAATTGCAGTTATCCAGAGTGGACTATACGGTGATGGGAGTGGTGAACAAGAACTGCCTCAGACTACTCCCAGCGGCAGTTCCCAAAGAACCACAAAAGGTGGCTATAGCCGACACTGATGGAATCCTCCAGGTCTTTTCAGTGCGCAAAGACGACATTCAGTTGCACTTTAAAACCCTGCCGGGCCCTGCGATTACGTCCCTTAAAGTAGCTGGAGCTTCAG GGACTGTAAATGATAAAGTATTCATAGCTGCCGGCAACGAAGTCAAGGGGTACACTAAGAAGGGGAAGCTGTTTCTAGTCTTCGATTCAGGAATGACTGAGGATATTAATTCTAT GTTTGTTTTGGGCAATGAACTATTCCTCTGTGGAAAGCACGTCTTTAACCACTACCGAGATTGCAAGGAAGTGGGCTCCTATCTCTGCGGAGACACTATAGTTGATGTCACAGCGTTCTATATGCTCAAA AACGGACGTCTGACCTCCTTAATCGCCTGCGAAGGTCGCATGATCAGGGTTCTGGAGCATGCCAGAGTTACCGCCAGCATGGAGGTGGAGAGTTCTCCTACAGTTTTACACATCCACGAAGATGACGATTCAAGGACAGTCTTGTTTGGTACTGTCGATGGAAGAATTGGGATTTTAGACGTTGAAAG TTTGCAGGGCTTTCAGCGATGGTTGATAACCAACGAAAAAAACGCTAGCTCAATTATCTGCATTGAGAGTTACGATATGTCCGGTGGTGGGACTAAAAATCTGATACTAGGAAGGCAGGATGGAAATATCGAGATTTATAACGTGAATATGCACGACGAAATGGATAAAacttcattgatttttttagag AATTGCAACGAATGCATAATGTCTTTGCAATGCGGAATAGTTGCTACCAAGGGCTATGACGAGGTCCTTGCAGTAACTTACAGTGGAAGGATATTCGGGCTTACGACTCAAGTAACTGATGCCAATTTCGATGGATCTACGGGAAGTTACGTATTCACTACAGACGCCTCGACTAAAATTAGCAAGCTCAAGGGCGACATTGAAGAATTGCACGCAAAATTGAACAAGGAGCGGGAAAAATACCAAGAGGCAACCCTAGGCAATATGATGGAGCTTTCTGCAATTTCCTTAATCCCCATAAACGCCACTGTAATATTTCCTCTGCATACGGAGCGTaactatataattttttttaagtttattttggACAGGAAAACTGCCAGCTATTTGCTCAGCTTGGAAGCCCCCACTCCGATCGAGCATATTCTGATTGAATGCAACGCTAAAATTGATCTGCTAGATGTGGAGAAGAATACTGCGGTTATAAGTTATAGCGAGACAGCTAATTTAAAG GGCAGTTCCCAACTCCTGGCAACCTACAGATGCCAGTTAAATACCAACCGGATTGAGCTAAAAATTCAATCAACTGAAGGCGAAAAGGGACTTCTTCAGGCTTATGTTTCGCCAGTATTGCAACCAAGATGCAGTCGATTACTACAGTTCGACATAAAAGCCTTGTCCCTGCATTATCGTGTCAACGAATACAGCGATTTGAACCG aCCGTTTAGTGTTATAAAATTCAAAGGAACTTTCTCATTGGCAGAAATCCATAATTGGATCAGCCAGTGCTTGCCAGAGGTTCCAGGTAGACCTCAGATGTCTGAGCAGTGTTTTGAATTGTTCTTCCAGTCAAGCCTGTTGGACTCGATTTTAATATGCACTTACAA GAAATCCGAAGCAGAGTTTAGGTCAGATAACTTGACGACTTTATGTGTATTGAAAGAGGTTTTAAGCGTGGAGGCtacaaataagaaaacgaaaatagATATAAGTTTAG TCATTAACGATCAATGCATAGACCACATCCTTAAAATGGTGGAGCCAAAACTGCTTGAGCATAAACAGTTTTTAAGGGACAAAGAGCTGTTTGATGCCTTGAACGAGCTTGAAATTGCGGAAGAAGATAACGTGAAGTATCTCTCTGAGAAATACCGAGCGATACTTCAAAAAAAGAGTGAATTGGTTGAGCATTTCAAGACGTATCCAGATTATTTGGATAGATTATATG aTTCGATATTGAACTTGCTAACCAGTTACAACAAGCTGAAAGGACTTCAACTGAGCAGGCAAAAAATCGAAGatttaaagagaaatttggaaaattattcttttgacGATTTAATTGACGTTTTTAAGTCTGGAACTGCATGCAGATAA
- the LOC136347838 gene encoding Bardet-Biedl syndrome 7 protein homolog isoform X3, translating to MMELQLSRVDYTVMGVVNKNCLRLLPAAVPKEPQKVAIADTDGILQVFSVRKDDIQLHFKTLPGPAITSLKVAGASGTVNDKVFIAAGNEVKGYTKKGKLFLVFDSGMTEDINSMFVLGNELFLCGKHVFNHYRDCKEVGSYLCGDTIVDVTAFYMLKNGRLTSLIACEGRMIRVLEHARVTASMEVESSPTVLHIHEDDDSRTVLFGTVDGRIGILDVESLQGFQRWLITNEKNASSIICIESYDMSGGGTKNLILGRQDGNIEIYNVNMHDEMDKTSLIFLENCNECIMSLQCGIVATKGYDEVLAVTYSGRIFGLTTQVTDANFDGSTGSYVFTTDASTKISKLKGDIEELHAKLNKEREKYQEATLGNMMELSAISLIPINATFILDRKTASYLLSLEAPTPIEHILIECNAKIDLLDVEKNTAVISYSETANLKGSSQLLATYRCQLNTNRIELKIQSTEGEKGLLQAYVSPVLQPRCSRLLQFDIKALSLHYRVNEYSDLNRPFSVIKFKGTFSLAEIHNWISQCLPEVPGRPQMSEQCFELFFQSSLLDSILICTYKKSEAEFRSDNLTTLCVLKEVLSVEATNKKTKIDISLVINDQCIDHILKMVEPKLLEHKQFLRDKELFDALNELEIAEEDNVKYLSEKYRAILQKKSELVEHFKTYPDYLDRLYDSILNLLTSYNKLKGLQLSRQKIEDLKRNLENYSFDDLIDVFKSGTACR from the exons ATGATGGAATTGCAGTTATCCAGAGTGGACTATACGGTGATGGGAGTGGTGAACAAGAACTGCCTCAGACTACTCCCAGCGGCAGTTCCCAAAGAACCACAAAAGGTGGCTATAGCCGACACTGATGGAATCCTCCAGGTCTTTTCAGTGCGCAAAGACGACATTCAGTTGCACTTTAAAACCCTGCCGGGCCCTGCGATTACGTCCCTTAAAGTAGCTGGAGCTTCAG GGACTGTAAATGATAAAGTATTCATAGCTGCCGGCAACGAAGTCAAGGGGTACACTAAGAAGGGGAAGCTGTTTCTAGTCTTCGATTCAGGAATGACTGAGGATATTAATTCTAT GTTTGTTTTGGGCAATGAACTATTCCTCTGTGGAAAGCACGTCTTTAACCACTACCGAGATTGCAAGGAAGTGGGCTCCTATCTCTGCGGAGACACTATAGTTGATGTCACAGCGTTCTATATGCTCAAA AACGGACGTCTGACCTCCTTAATCGCCTGCGAAGGTCGCATGATCAGGGTTCTGGAGCATGCCAGAGTTACCGCCAGCATGGAGGTGGAGAGTTCTCCTACAGTTTTACACATCCACGAAGATGACGATTCAAGGACAGTCTTGTTTGGTACTGTCGATGGAAGAATTGGGATTTTAGACGTTGAAAG TTTGCAGGGCTTTCAGCGATGGTTGATAACCAACGAAAAAAACGCTAGCTCAATTATCTGCATTGAGAGTTACGATATGTCCGGTGGTGGGACTAAAAATCTGATACTAGGAAGGCAGGATGGAAATATCGAGATTTATAACGTGAATATGCACGACGAAATGGATAAAacttcattgatttttttagag AATTGCAACGAATGCATAATGTCTTTGCAATGCGGAATAGTTGCTACCAAGGGCTATGACGAGGTCCTTGCAGTAACTTACAGTGGAAGGATATTCGGGCTTACGACTCAAGTAACTGATGCCAATTTCGATGGATCTACGGGAAGTTACGTATTCACTACAGACGCCTCGACTAAAATTAGCAAGCTCAAGGGCGACATTGAAGAATTGCACGCAAAATTGAACAAGGAGCGGGAAAAATACCAAGAGGCAACCCTAGGCAATATGATGGAGCTTTCTGCAATTTCCTTAATCCCCATAAACGCCACT tttattttggACAGGAAAACTGCCAGCTATTTGCTCAGCTTGGAAGCCCCCACTCCGATCGAGCATATTCTGATTGAATGCAACGCTAAAATTGATCTGCTAGATGTGGAGAAGAATACTGCGGTTATAAGTTATAGCGAGACAGCTAATTTAAAG GGCAGTTCCCAACTCCTGGCAACCTACAGATGCCAGTTAAATACCAACCGGATTGAGCTAAAAATTCAATCAACTGAAGGCGAAAAGGGACTTCTTCAGGCTTATGTTTCGCCAGTATTGCAACCAAGATGCAGTCGATTACTACAGTTCGACATAAAAGCCTTGTCCCTGCATTATCGTGTCAACGAATACAGCGATTTGAACCG aCCGTTTAGTGTTATAAAATTCAAAGGAACTTTCTCATTGGCAGAAATCCATAATTGGATCAGCCAGTGCTTGCCAGAGGTTCCAGGTAGACCTCAGATGTCTGAGCAGTGTTTTGAATTGTTCTTCCAGTCAAGCCTGTTGGACTCGATTTTAATATGCACTTACAA GAAATCCGAAGCAGAGTTTAGGTCAGATAACTTGACGACTTTATGTGTATTGAAAGAGGTTTTAAGCGTGGAGGCtacaaataagaaaacgaaaatagATATAAGTTTAG TCATTAACGATCAATGCATAGACCACATCCTTAAAATGGTGGAGCCAAAACTGCTTGAGCATAAACAGTTTTTAAGGGACAAAGAGCTGTTTGATGCCTTGAACGAGCTTGAAATTGCGGAAGAAGATAACGTGAAGTATCTCTCTGAGAAATACCGAGCGATACTTCAAAAAAAGAGTGAATTGGTTGAGCATTTCAAGACGTATCCAGATTATTTGGATAGATTATATG aTTCGATATTGAACTTGCTAACCAGTTACAACAAGCTGAAAGGACTTCAACTGAGCAGGCAAAAAATCGAAGatttaaagagaaatttggaaaattattcttttgacGATTTAATTGACGTTTTTAAGTCTGGAACTGCATGCAGATAA
- the TTLL1B gene encoding polyglutamylase complex subunit TTLL1, translating to MKISFCTDLDKSVVLANCEKRGWGQVGPEDDWNIYWAGTQTCRSLFSVDSGYRMNDNQIINHFPNHYEISRKDLLVKNIKRYRRDLEKEGNVMAERGDSKYLHLDFIPVTFVLPADYNMFVEEYRKAPQSTWIMKPCGRSQGSGIFLINKLSKLKRWSRESKTPFQQQLAKESYVISKYIDNPLLIGGKKFDLRLYVLVTSFRPLKAYQFKLGFCRFCTVKYDSSVAELDNMYVHLTNVSVQKHGGEYNSLHGGKLSVQNLRLYLENTRGKQVTEKLFDQISWLIIHCLRAIAPVISTDRHCFECYGYDIIIDNKLKPWLIEVNASPSLTSTTANDRILKHKLLDNIFNIVVPPSGMPDVRWNKIPASEALGDFELLIDEDLANLNENGDNGMMRNPLKRK from the exons ATGAAGATCAGTTTTTGCACCGATTTAGACAAAAGTGTGGTGTTAGCTAACTGCGAGAAACGTGGCTGGGGACAAGTGGGCCCCGAAGATGACTGGAACATTTATTGGGCAGGAACCCAAACATGCCGCAGTCTATTTAGCGTGGATAGTGGCTACAGAATGAATGACAATCA GATTATAAATCACTTTCCCAATCATTACGAAATTTCACGCAAAGATCTTctggttaaaaatataaaaagataTAGGAGGGATCTAGAGAAGGAGGGGAATGTGATGGCTGAGCGGGGCGACTCCAAGTATttgcatttggatttcatacCTGTAACATTCGTACTGCCCGCAGACTACAATATGTTCGTGGAGGAATACCGGAAAGCGCCCCAAAGCACATGGATAATGAAGCCCTGTGGAAGATCTCAAGGCTCAGGAATTTTCTTAATCAACAAATTGTCTAAACTAAAGCGATGGTCTAGAGAGTCGAAAACGCCATTTCAGCAGCAGCTAGCTAAAGAAAGCTATGTTATATCAAAGTACATAGACAATCCTCTTCTTATCGGGGGGAAGAAATTTGACCTAAGATTGTACGTCTTAGTGACCTCTTTCCGCCCTCTAAAGGCTTACCAATTTAAGTTGGGATTTTGTCGCTTTTGCACTGTGAAATACGACTCAAGCGTGGCAGAATTAGATAACATGTACGTTCATTTAACTAATGTGTCTGTACAAAAGCACGGG GGTGAATATAATTCTTTGCACGGAGGCAAGTTGAGCGTCCAAAACTTGCGCCTCTACTTGGAAAATACTAGAGGGAAACAAGTAACTGAAAAGTTGTTCGATCAAATCAGTTGGTTGATTATACATTGTCTTCGAGCCATCGCTCCAGTTATTTCAACAGATCGGCATTGTTTCGAGTGCTATGGATATGATATTATCATTGATAATAAGCTGAAGCCCTGGCTGATTGAG GTAAATGCCTCACCCTCCCTTACGTCGACCACAGCGAATgatcgaattttaaaacacaaacTCTTGGACAATATATTCAATATAGTCGTTCCTCCATCCGGAATGCCTGA TGTCAGATGGAATAAAATTCCAGCTTCCGAAGCTCTAGGGGATTTCGAGCTGCTGATAGACGAGGATCTTGCCAATCTCAATGAAAACGGCGATAATGGAATGATGAGAAACCCTTTAAAGcggaaataa
- the LOC136347838 gene encoding Bardet-Biedl syndrome 7 protein homolog isoform X2: MGVVNKNCLRLLPAAVPKEPQKVAIADTDGILQVFSVRKDDIQLHFKTLPGPAITSLKVAGASGTVNDKVFIAAGNEVKGYTKKGKLFLVFDSGMTEDINSMFVLGNELFLCGKHVFNHYRDCKEVGSYLCGDTIVDVTAFYMLKNGRLTSLIACEGRMIRVLEHARVTASMEVESSPTVLHIHEDDDSRTVLFGTVDGRIGILDVESLQGFQRWLITNEKNASSIICIESYDMSGGGTKNLILGRQDGNIEIYNVNMHDEMDKTSLIFLENCNECIMSLQCGIVATKGYDEVLAVTYSGRIFGLTTQVTDANFDGSTGSYVFTTDASTKISKLKGDIEELHAKLNKEREKYQEATLGNMMELSAISLIPINATVIFPLHTERNYIIFFKFILDRKTASYLLSLEAPTPIEHILIECNAKIDLLDVEKNTAVISYSETANLKGSSQLLATYRCQLNTNRIELKIQSTEGEKGLLQAYVSPVLQPRCSRLLQFDIKALSLHYRVNEYSDLNRPFSVIKFKGTFSLAEIHNWISQCLPEVPGRPQMSEQCFELFFQSSLLDSILICTYKKSEAEFRSDNLTTLCVLKEVLSVEATNKKTKIDISLVINDQCIDHILKMVEPKLLEHKQFLRDKELFDALNELEIAEEDNVKYLSEKYRAILQKKSELVEHFKTYPDYLDRLYDSILNLLTSYNKLKGLQLSRQKIEDLKRNLENYSFDDLIDVFKSGTACR; this comes from the exons ATGGGAGTGGTGAACAAGAACTGCCTCAGACTACTCCCAGCGGCAGTTCCCAAAGAACCACAAAAGGTGGCTATAGCCGACACTGATGGAATCCTCCAGGTCTTTTCAGTGCGCAAAGACGACATTCAGTTGCACTTTAAAACCCTGCCGGGCCCTGCGATTACGTCCCTTAAAGTAGCTGGAGCTTCAG GGACTGTAAATGATAAAGTATTCATAGCTGCCGGCAACGAAGTCAAGGGGTACACTAAGAAGGGGAAGCTGTTTCTAGTCTTCGATTCAGGAATGACTGAGGATATTAATTCTAT GTTTGTTTTGGGCAATGAACTATTCCTCTGTGGAAAGCACGTCTTTAACCACTACCGAGATTGCAAGGAAGTGGGCTCCTATCTCTGCGGAGACACTATAGTTGATGTCACAGCGTTCTATATGCTCAAA AACGGACGTCTGACCTCCTTAATCGCCTGCGAAGGTCGCATGATCAGGGTTCTGGAGCATGCCAGAGTTACCGCCAGCATGGAGGTGGAGAGTTCTCCTACAGTTTTACACATCCACGAAGATGACGATTCAAGGACAGTCTTGTTTGGTACTGTCGATGGAAGAATTGGGATTTTAGACGTTGAAAG TTTGCAGGGCTTTCAGCGATGGTTGATAACCAACGAAAAAAACGCTAGCTCAATTATCTGCATTGAGAGTTACGATATGTCCGGTGGTGGGACTAAAAATCTGATACTAGGAAGGCAGGATGGAAATATCGAGATTTATAACGTGAATATGCACGACGAAATGGATAAAacttcattgatttttttagag AATTGCAACGAATGCATAATGTCTTTGCAATGCGGAATAGTTGCTACCAAGGGCTATGACGAGGTCCTTGCAGTAACTTACAGTGGAAGGATATTCGGGCTTACGACTCAAGTAACTGATGCCAATTTCGATGGATCTACGGGAAGTTACGTATTCACTACAGACGCCTCGACTAAAATTAGCAAGCTCAAGGGCGACATTGAAGAATTGCACGCAAAATTGAACAAGGAGCGGGAAAAATACCAAGAGGCAACCCTAGGCAATATGATGGAGCTTTCTGCAATTTCCTTAATCCCCATAAACGCCACTGTAATATTTCCTCTGCATACGGAGCGTaactatataattttttttaagtttattttggACAGGAAAACTGCCAGCTATTTGCTCAGCTTGGAAGCCCCCACTCCGATCGAGCATATTCTGATTGAATGCAACGCTAAAATTGATCTGCTAGATGTGGAGAAGAATACTGCGGTTATAAGTTATAGCGAGACAGCTAATTTAAAG GGCAGTTCCCAACTCCTGGCAACCTACAGATGCCAGTTAAATACCAACCGGATTGAGCTAAAAATTCAATCAACTGAAGGCGAAAAGGGACTTCTTCAGGCTTATGTTTCGCCAGTATTGCAACCAAGATGCAGTCGATTACTACAGTTCGACATAAAAGCCTTGTCCCTGCATTATCGTGTCAACGAATACAGCGATTTGAACCG aCCGTTTAGTGTTATAAAATTCAAAGGAACTTTCTCATTGGCAGAAATCCATAATTGGATCAGCCAGTGCTTGCCAGAGGTTCCAGGTAGACCTCAGATGTCTGAGCAGTGTTTTGAATTGTTCTTCCAGTCAAGCCTGTTGGACTCGATTTTAATATGCACTTACAA GAAATCCGAAGCAGAGTTTAGGTCAGATAACTTGACGACTTTATGTGTATTGAAAGAGGTTTTAAGCGTGGAGGCtacaaataagaaaacgaaaatagATATAAGTTTAG TCATTAACGATCAATGCATAGACCACATCCTTAAAATGGTGGAGCCAAAACTGCTTGAGCATAAACAGTTTTTAAGGGACAAAGAGCTGTTTGATGCCTTGAACGAGCTTGAAATTGCGGAAGAAGATAACGTGAAGTATCTCTCTGAGAAATACCGAGCGATACTTCAAAAAAAGAGTGAATTGGTTGAGCATTTCAAGACGTATCCAGATTATTTGGATAGATTATATG aTTCGATATTGAACTTGCTAACCAGTTACAACAAGCTGAAAGGACTTCAACTGAGCAGGCAAAAAATCGAAGatttaaagagaaatttggaaaattattcttttgacGATTTAATTGACGTTTTTAAGTCTGGAACTGCATGCAGATAA
- the mRpL23 gene encoding large ribosomal subunit protein uL23m has translation MSTRWYPIYQKGGPQLRVFLPNFWMKLVRPVLEQPPNVVQFACSMEMTRFDMKNYLEKIYNVKPVHIRTRIALGKTRKDPGKGYIVKDDDVKYAYVTLHKQEIFEFPDVCQMQKAGLEDYEKSLKQAKEGFNDYLDRNKQRPGIPGWFTI, from the exons ATGTCAACTAGGTG GTACCCAATTTACCAAAAAGGCGGACCTCAATTGAGAGTGTTCTTACCAAACTTTTGGATGAAACTGGTCCGACCGGTTCTGGAGCAGCCCCCCAATGTAGTGCAATTCGCCTGTTCTATGGAAATGACCCGTTttgatatgaaaaattatttagaaaaaatttataatgttaAACCAGTGCATATTCGGACAAGAATTGCCCTTGGGAAAACCCGTAAAGATCCTGGGAAAGGATATATTGTAAAAGATGATGATGTTAAATATGCTTATGTTACACTG cacAAACAGGAGATTTTTGAGTTTCCAGATGTGTGCCAGATGCAGAAAGCCGGTTTGGAAGATTACGAAAAGTCTTTAAAACAAGCAAAAGAAGGATTTAATGACTATTTGGATAGAAACAAACAGAGACCTGGAATACCTGGTTGGTTTACTATTTAA